One genomic segment of Desulfocapsa sulfexigens DSM 10523 includes these proteins:
- a CDS encoding SLC13 family permease: MTAAESQAMSLPEAKEPFNVKRLLFMFLGIGLFCFVYYCPPWPDAIDPMGEHFVLSQQAKGAIGVFLLAATWWVFEVVPIGVTSLTIGTLQALFMIRDPKVAFKDFMDPSVLFIFGSIVIGMVFTKTGLTKRIAYKMLSIVGEKTSMIYLGCFVMTAALTHVMAHTAVAATMFPLLMAIHALYSDEDDPTKFGKGLFIGMAYVAGAGSIVTLLGAARGAVALGFYKDIMSIDVSFFELTWYMFPVGWLMVFALWGFFMLFFKPERARIPGLKEKAGRMYRELGSWSRKEIITAVVVALAILVIALKNFIPALSGLDKTGILLCSTIAFFLFNILDIDDLEEIPWNIILLFAGAMSIGFCLWETGAAKWMAVNWLVLFQNAPPIVFILGMAFFVMMMTNFIMNVAAIAISLPVALVIAPYLGVGGEVILFSALVVSGMPFLLLVGAAPNAIAYNSKQFTTAEFFLWGLPASAVLMLVTWLAVSVLWPLMGMEVYVPKVM, from the coding sequence ATGACTGCTGCAGAGTCACAAGCTATGAGCCTTCCTGAGGCTAAGGAACCGTTCAATGTAAAACGGCTGCTATTTATGTTTCTGGGGATAGGGCTGTTTTGTTTTGTCTACTATTGTCCACCCTGGCCTGACGCTATTGATCCAATGGGAGAACATTTCGTCCTGAGTCAGCAGGCAAAGGGTGCCATCGGTGTCTTTTTGCTGGCTGCTACCTGGTGGGTTTTTGAAGTTGTGCCCATTGGTGTTACCAGTCTCACAATTGGAACGCTTCAGGCTCTTTTTATGATCCGTGATCCCAAGGTTGCCTTCAAGGATTTTATGGATCCATCGGTTCTGTTTATCTTTGGTTCCATTGTTATTGGTATGGTTTTTACTAAGACAGGTCTGACCAAGCGCATCGCCTATAAAATGCTTTCCATTGTAGGTGAAAAAACCAGCATGATTTATCTTGGCTGTTTTGTGATGACTGCGGCACTGACCCATGTCATGGCCCACACAGCCGTTGCTGCCACCATGTTCCCCCTGCTCATGGCTATCCACGCCCTCTATTCCGATGAAGATGATCCTACAAAATTTGGCAAGGGGCTTTTTATTGGTATGGCCTATGTCGCAGGCGCCGGTAGTATCGTCACCCTGCTCGGTGCGGCACGTGGTGCTGTGGCTCTTGGATTTTACAAAGATATTATGAGTATTGATGTAAGTTTCTTTGAATTGACCTGGTATATGTTTCCCGTTGGCTGGCTTATGGTTTTTGCCCTCTGGGGATTTTTTATGCTTTTTTTTAAACCAGAACGGGCTCGTATCCCGGGTCTGAAAGAGAAGGCCGGGAGAATGTACAGGGAACTCGGTAGCTGGAGCAGGAAAGAAATTATTACCGCTGTCGTCGTAGCCCTTGCAATCCTGGTTATTGCCTTGAAGAACTTCATACCGGCTCTTTCGGGATTGGATAAAACCGGCATTCTTCTCTGTTCAACTATAGCATTCTTTCTCTTTAATATTCTTGATATAGATGATCTTGAAGAGATTCCATGGAATATCATTCTCCTTTTTGCCGGTGCCATGTCTATCGGGTTCTGTCTGTGGGAGACTGGCGCGGCCAAGTGGATGGCTGTCAACTGGTTGGTTCTTTTTCAGAATGCCCCTCCAATCGTCTTTATCCTTGGTATGGCTTTCTTTGTCATGATGATGACGAACTTTATCATGAACGTGGCAGCCATAGCCATCTCCCTGCCTGTTGCCCTGGTTATTGCGCCGTATCTTGGGGTGGGTGGTGAGGTTATCCTGTTCTCTGCTCTCGTTGTTTCTGGTATGCCTTTTCTGTTACTGGTTGGTGCTGCTCCCAACGCCATTGCCTATAACTCAAAACAGTTTACCACCGCCGAGTTCTTCCTCTGGGGGCTTCCTGCCAGTGCAGTTCTTATGTTGGTTACCTGGCTCGCAGTTTCAGTTCTGTGGCCGCTGATGGGAATGGAAGTCTATGTTCCAAAAGTAATGTAA
- the nhaD gene encoding sodium:proton antiporter NhaD, translating into MKVFYRLLLPLLVVPGIPGLAMAAGAAGGDYIDLTTSWVGYASLLIFVVAYGFVMAEEYTHMRKSKPVLLAAGIIWGIIGWVYASHGFTHAAEMAVRHNILEYAELFLFLLVAMTYINAMEERQIFEALRVRLVCAGFSLRKIFWLTGVLAFFISPVADNLTTALLMCAVVMAIGKDNVKFVSLACINIVVAANAGGAFSPFGDITTLMVWQKGIVSFGTFFNLFIPSVVNWLVPAVIMSFAVPKIQPETCEINVKLKRGSYVVMGLFLLTICTAVCFHNFLHLPPMMGMMTGLAYLKLYGFYLKKTHKTKGQQYRRRQGEEDEQIGDIVAFDVFRNIARAEWDTLMFFYGVILCVGGLGFIGYLAVVSKIMYISWGATSANILVGFLSAIVDNIPVMFAVLSMQPDMSMGQWLLVTLTAGVGGSMLSIGSAAGVALMGQARGMYTFGGHLKWAPAIALGYFASIAVHFFVNSRFF; encoded by the coding sequence ATGAAAGTATTTTATAGATTGTTGTTACCACTTTTGGTGGTTCCTGGCATTCCGGGACTTGCGATGGCAGCGGGTGCTGCGGGAGGGGATTATATTGATCTCACCACCAGTTGGGTGGGGTATGCCTCGCTGCTGATTTTTGTAGTAGCATACGGCTTTGTCATGGCTGAAGAGTATACCCATATGCGGAAGTCCAAGCCTGTTCTACTTGCAGCAGGAATAATTTGGGGAATCATCGGTTGGGTTTATGCCAGTCACGGATTTACCCATGCTGCAGAGATGGCAGTACGACACAATATTCTTGAATACGCCGAACTCTTTCTCTTTCTCCTGGTGGCTATGACCTATATCAACGCCATGGAGGAGCGGCAGATCTTTGAAGCCCTGCGGGTTAGACTGGTCTGTGCCGGATTTTCTCTGCGCAAGATATTCTGGCTCACGGGTGTTCTTGCATTCTTTATCTCACCGGTTGCTGATAACCTGACTACCGCCCTCCTTATGTGCGCAGTCGTTATGGCCATTGGCAAAGATAATGTGAAGTTTGTCAGTCTTGCCTGTATAAATATTGTAGTTGCTGCAAATGCTGGTGGTGCCTTCAGTCCTTTTGGCGATATTACCACCCTCATGGTGTGGCAGAAAGGTATCGTCAGCTTCGGAACCTTTTTCAACCTCTTCATACCATCCGTGGTGAACTGGCTGGTTCCCGCTGTAATTATGAGTTTTGCTGTGCCAAAAATCCAACCCGAGACATGTGAAATCAATGTCAAACTGAAACGTGGCTCTTATGTGGTTATGGGGCTCTTTCTTCTTACCATTTGCACCGCCGTATGTTTCCATAACTTTCTCCATCTGCCACCTATGATGGGAATGATGACAGGACTTGCATATCTCAAATTGTATGGTTTTTATCTGAAGAAAACGCATAAAACCAAGGGGCAGCAATACCGAAGAAGGCAAGGGGAGGAAGATGAACAGATTGGCGATATTGTGGCCTTTGATGTGTTCAGAAATATTGCCCGGGCCGAGTGGGACACCCTGATGTTTTTCTACGGTGTCATTCTCTGTGTTGGTGGTCTTGGGTTTATCGGTTATCTGGCCGTGGTCTCCAAAATAATGTATATCAGTTGGGGAGCGACAAGTGCTAATATCCTGGTCGGTTTTCTTTCCGCCATTGTTGACAACATCCCTGTAATGTTTGCAGTGCTCTCCATGCAACCTGATATGTCCATGGGACAGTGGTTGCTGGTGACTCTTACTGCTGGAGTCGGTGGTAGTATGCTCTCCATCGGTTCCGCTGCCGGTGTGGCCCTTATGGGACAGGCCCGCGGAATGTATACCTTTGGTGGACATTTGAAATGGGCGCCAGCAATCGCCCTTGGCTATTTTGCCAGCATCGCAGTTCATTTCTTTGTCAACAGTCGCTTTTTCTGA
- a CDS encoding sigma-54 interaction domain-containing protein produces MKIESVLQSVSVFGELLNGIPHGIAILGTDLCILTMNRYLEAMTGYSTDEARGVYGDFILRTNLGIKNQICAEVLKSGESVSIDGNIINRRRKKIPVHFTISRLHDGEGQPSGVLFVLEDSSVVKVEELSHREQSIRSKILGHSSQMENVFELMTVLARTDASVLITGETGTGKDLMAEALHKSSQRARQPFIKVNCGALPEALLESELFGHVKGAFTGAVNETAGMFRLAHLGTIFLTEIGDLSLPLQVKLLSVLDDKEFFPVGGSKKVKVDVRIIAATHRSLREEVQQGRFREDLFYRLNVLCLHSPPLRERDGDIRLLLDHFLRQFNAKLGREVTDFSPEAIDFLNQYRYPGNVRELRNIAEYSANICQGRVVEVKDLPAYLFRPAVNPEMKSSSAMSHPLVQREEAVAARVTVPAGGTTPGGWVDVEKEMILDALRSSGGNRSKASEILGWGRTTLWRKLKKYKMA; encoded by the coding sequence ATGAAGATAGAGTCAGTACTTCAAAGCGTATCCGTATTTGGTGAGTTGCTAAATGGTATTCCACATGGGATTGCTATTTTGGGAACTGATCTCTGCATCTTGACGATGAATCGCTATCTTGAGGCGATGACAGGGTACAGTACCGATGAAGCCAGGGGTGTTTACGGCGATTTTATCCTGCGAACAAACCTTGGTATCAAAAATCAAATATGTGCCGAAGTGTTGAAAAGTGGCGAATCAGTTTCAATTGATGGAAATATTATCAATCGTCGTCGTAAGAAAATTCCTGTTCATTTCACTATAAGCCGTCTTCATGATGGTGAAGGTCAGCCCTCCGGAGTGCTTTTTGTTCTGGAAGACAGCTCGGTGGTAAAGGTTGAAGAATTAAGCCATCGGGAGCAATCCATCCGCTCTAAAATTCTCGGCCACAGCTCACAGATGGAAAATGTCTTTGAACTGATGACCGTGCTTGCCCGCACCGATGCTTCGGTATTAATTACCGGTGAAACCGGAACCGGTAAGGATCTGATGGCTGAGGCACTTCACAAGTCGTCGCAACGGGCACGTCAACCTTTTATCAAGGTTAATTGTGGTGCTCTTCCCGAAGCCCTCCTTGAATCAGAACTTTTTGGCCATGTTAAAGGTGCCTTTACTGGCGCTGTCAATGAAACGGCCGGTATGTTTCGTCTGGCTCATCTGGGGACAATATTCCTCACGGAAATTGGTGATCTCTCCCTGCCTCTGCAGGTCAAACTGCTCTCTGTACTTGATGATAAGGAGTTTTTTCCCGTTGGGGGGAGTAAAAAAGTTAAGGTGGACGTCCGAATTATTGCCGCAACCCATAGATCGCTCCGAGAAGAAGTGCAGCAGGGACGTTTTCGCGAAGATCTTTTCTATCGTTTGAATGTTTTGTGTCTTCATTCTCCGCCACTTAGAGAACGTGATGGCGATATTCGACTTCTTTTAGACCATTTTTTACGTCAGTTCAATGCAAAACTTGGCCGGGAGGTGACAGATTTCAGCCCCGAGGCCATCGACTTTCTGAACCAGTATAGATACCCAGGAAATGTTCGTGAACTACGCAATATTGCCGAATACTCAGCTAATATCTGTCAGGGTAGGGTGGTTGAGGTAAAAGACCTGCCAGCCTACCTCTTTCGGCCGGCGGTGAATCCTGAAATGAAAAGCAGTTCAGCTATGAGTCATCCGTTAGTGCAAAGAGAAGAGGCTGTGGCAGCGCGGGTAACAGTGCCGGCAGGTGGAACAACACCCGGAGGCTGGGTAGATGTGGAAAAAGAAATGATACTGGATGCTCTGCGTAGCAGTGGTGGTAATAGATCGAAAGCATCTGAAATTTTGGGTTGGGGACGGACGACACTCTGGAGAAAACTAAAAAAGTATAAGATGGCTTAG
- a CDS encoding NifB/NifX family molybdenum-iron cluster-binding protein — MKIMITTRGDFVSPRFDSSSEVLIASYYDQQLMEEPRSLLLSNVSAEILCDLALKENVAIVVCGGIEEEHYQFLTWKKIVVIDSVIGPHEAVLELGMKNRLEPGIILPGVTSKEVAS, encoded by the coding sequence ATGAAGATTATGATTACAACCCGTGGCGATTTTGTCTCCCCACGTTTTGATTCGAGTTCAGAGGTGCTGATCGCAAGTTATTACGATCAACAATTAATGGAGGAACCGCGCTCTTTACTTCTGAGTAATGTCTCTGCTGAGATACTCTGTGATCTTGCCTTGAAAGAGAATGTTGCCATCGTTGTGTGTGGGGGGATTGAGGAGGAGCATTACCAGTTTCTAACCTGGAAAAAAATAGTAGTAATCGATTCAGTGATCGGGCCCCATGAAGCAGTACTGGAGCTTGGTATGAAGAACAGACTGGAACCTGGTATAATATTACCAGGAGTAACCTCAAAGGAGGTGGCCTCATGA
- a CDS encoding sensor histidine kinase translates to MTERHHWLNKILPSPLAEDGNAADSEQVYTKFSRGLSVILLVLVLVPLTVLSLLSHYQYKELLEEEEMDQLVLNLEQAQSTIEAFITELQSIIKFVARDDRYEELLNPDELESLFVRLKDEYPGFADIEIIDPEGTQKAYLGPYALGGHNYSEQTWYKEVLLRGVHISNIFSGFRNVPHFVIAVSRKDPRSQEYWVLRVTIEGKTLQNFINTISTSYADDMFLVDAEGITQTIPQKYGNIGEKCILHDVEEKEVKFFDGDYHNQDGSTEKTQRILIVKKTFKGMQINHAAIDLVETPWRLVLVKEQYLHAATWVQFKVKLTTMFFSSVVVAVFVILEISSAITNHIRESDKKRQFLYREVANSNKLASVGRLAAGVAHEINNPLSIINQKTGLVQDFMEFSEDFPHKEAMAEALDGIQNSVERCKTITHRLLGFARQTDAKTEEIDFHHTIREVVDFLAKEATYNQIQIEFDLSQDIKKIWCDRGLLQQIFLNITNNAIDAIGRDGKIVLASRKVGEDSIEVTISDNGPGMSPDVKRKIFEPFFTTKETGKGTGLGLSITYGLVKKLGGSIHVTSEMGKGTTFVISLPVKRSV, encoded by the coding sequence ATGACAGAGCGTCATCATTGGTTAAACAAAATTCTGCCCTCGCCTCTGGCAGAAGATGGCAATGCTGCTGACAGTGAACAGGTATACACCAAGTTTTCGAGAGGATTATCTGTAATACTGCTGGTACTTGTGCTTGTACCTTTGACCGTTTTGTCACTCCTGTCACATTATCAGTACAAAGAGCTTCTGGAAGAAGAAGAGATGGACCAGCTAGTTCTCAATTTAGAACAGGCCCAGAGTACCATTGAGGCCTTTATTACAGAGCTGCAATCGATCATAAAATTCGTGGCCCGTGATGATCGTTACGAGGAACTGCTTAATCCGGACGAGCTGGAGTCTCTTTTCGTTCGTCTCAAGGATGAGTACCCCGGGTTTGCAGATATTGAAATCATTGACCCCGAGGGTACCCAAAAGGCCTATTTGGGCCCCTATGCACTTGGAGGGCATAATTATAGCGAACAAACCTGGTATAAGGAAGTCTTGTTGCGGGGTGTCCATATAAGCAACATTTTTTCCGGTTTTCGTAATGTTCCTCACTTTGTTATTGCTGTAAGCAGAAAAGACCCACGGAGTCAGGAATACTGGGTTTTACGAGTCACCATTGAAGGGAAAACGCTACAGAATTTTATCAATACGATCAGCACCAGTTATGCAGACGACATGTTTTTGGTTGATGCAGAAGGAATAACCCAGACGATACCTCAGAAATATGGGAATATAGGGGAAAAATGTATCTTACACGACGTGGAAGAGAAAGAAGTGAAGTTCTTTGATGGGGATTATCATAACCAGGATGGTTCAACTGAGAAGACGCAAAGAATACTGATTGTCAAAAAGACCTTTAAAGGCATGCAGATTAATCATGCAGCCATCGATCTTGTGGAGACGCCATGGAGATTGGTTTTAGTTAAAGAGCAGTACCTGCATGCCGCTACCTGGGTGCAGTTTAAGGTAAAATTAACAACAATGTTTTTTAGTAGTGTTGTTGTTGCCGTATTCGTAATTCTGGAAATCAGTTCAGCAATTACCAATCACATTCGAGAATCGGATAAAAAACGCCAATTCCTCTATCGGGAAGTTGCTAACAGCAACAAACTTGCATCCGTCGGCAGGTTGGCGGCAGGTGTTGCCCATGAAATCAACAACCCCCTGTCGATTATCAATCAAAAGACAGGTCTCGTTCAGGATTTTATGGAATTTTCCGAGGATTTTCCCCATAAAGAAGCAATGGCGGAAGCGCTTGATGGAATTCAGAACAGCGTTGAGCGCTGTAAAACAATCACCCATCGTTTACTTGGCTTTGCCCGGCAGACAGATGCAAAAACAGAGGAGATTGATTTTCATCATACCATCCGGGAGGTTGTTGATTTTCTGGCAAAGGAAGCAACGTATAACCAGATACAAATTGAATTTGATTTGAGCCAGGACATAAAAAAAATATGGTGTGATCGTGGTTTGTTACAGCAGATTTTCCTGAATATAACCAACAATGCCATCGATGCCATAGGAAGAGATGGTAAAATCGTTCTTGCAAGCAGGAAAGTTGGTGAGGACAGCATTGAGGTGACAATCTCGGATAACGGGCCCGGTATGTCTCCAGATGTAAAGCGGAAAATTTTTGAACCATTTTTTACGACAAAGGAAACGGGTAAGGGGACTGGTCTTGGCTTATCTATAACCTATGGTTTGGTGAAAAAGCTTGGTGGCAGTATTCATGTAACATCTGAAATGGGTAAGGGAACCACGTTCGTCATTAGCTTGCCGGTGAAACGAAGTGTGTAA
- a CDS encoding response regulator, producing MIKSKVLIIDDEIEFATTLCQRLKLRGMAAIDVHSGTEGLVSLVKMNPGIVILDLKMPDMSGLDVLAKVKQHDPSIEVIMLTGHGSAEAGAEAKEKGAFDYIMKPVDLVKLVDKMELADEKRSKA from the coding sequence ATGATAAAGTCAAAAGTGTTGATAATTGATGATGAGATTGAGTTTGCAACAACCTTGTGTCAACGGTTGAAGCTCCGTGGGATGGCCGCTATTGATGTCCATAGTGGAACCGAAGGCTTGGTAAGTCTGGTGAAAATGAACCCGGGAATTGTCATTCTTGACTTGAAAATGCCAGATATGAGTGGTCTTGATGTATTAGCCAAGGTCAAGCAACATGATCCAAGTATCGAAGTCATCATGCTCACCGGTCATGGATCTGCCGAAGCCGGGGCGGAGGCTAAAGAAAAAGGTGCTTTTGATTACATTATGAAGCCGGTTGACCTTGTGAAACTTGTAGATAAAATGGAACTGGCTGATGAAAAACGCAGCAAAGCATAG
- a CDS encoding sensor histidine kinase, producing the protein MKNAAKHRSFMDANTENSIRQEQIESFGRLMAGFAHDMKNHLGIIRESNGLMGDILEMGVLGGDAKMLERLKKSIDAIERRVVISANMMHHLSGLAHRPDHPFSSFLINDVIKEEYVFLERFSRLKQINIVMELQEMLPAVYNDPSLLQHVVYRIYSQCLELLESGQSLSIVTEVEGNRAVLVFRFPFGVSVTDGETLLHTTLLSAVEKMEGTLTIKDKNKDGMEIRLGIPSLSVDSTS; encoded by the coding sequence ATGAAAAACGCAGCAAAGCATAGGTCTTTTATGGATGCAAATACGGAAAATAGTATTCGACAGGAACAGATAGAGTCCTTTGGTCGGCTGATGGCAGGTTTTGCCCACGACATGAAAAACCATCTTGGTATCATACGGGAATCGAATGGGTTAATGGGAGATATTCTGGAGATGGGCGTTCTGGGTGGGGACGCTAAAATGTTGGAACGACTTAAGAAATCAATCGATGCCATTGAGCGCAGAGTTGTAATTTCGGCTAATATGATGCATCATCTCAGTGGGTTGGCTCATCGACCGGATCACCCCTTTTCTTCCTTTTTGATTAATGATGTAATTAAGGAGGAATATGTGTTTCTTGAACGTTTTTCAAGGCTTAAGCAGATCAATATTGTAATGGAGCTTCAGGAAATGCTTCCGGCGGTGTATAATGACCCATCACTGCTGCAACATGTTGTGTATCGTATATATTCTCAGTGTCTTGAACTGCTTGAAAGTGGGCAGAGCCTGTCCATTGTAACGGAAGTGGAAGGAAATAGGGCTGTACTGGTTTTTCGTTTCCCTTTCGGGGTGTCTGTTACAGACGGTGAAACACTTTTGCATACAACCCTTCTGTCTGCAGTTGAAAAAATGGAAGGAACTTTAACTATTAAAGACAAAAATAAAGATGGTATGGAAATCAGGCTTGGCATTCCCTCGTTATCTGTTGATAGCACATCCTGA
- a CDS encoding DUF1538 domain-containing protein yields the protein MIINAILKKLKDACTDLLPIVLVIAFFQMVVIRQPLPQMGEVLFGTLLIVLGLSLFIQGLEMGLFPIGEAMAQALARKGSLFWLLAFAFALGFSTTVAEPALIAVAAKAAEIAGDGGLIDSSPESLKQYAFGLRMSVAFSVGLAILIGVMRILRGWPIHYLIIGGYVLVMLMTIIAPKEIIGIAYDAGGVTTSTITVPLVAALGVGLASTIRGRSPLTDGFGLIAFASLLPMIFVMGYGLLIFK from the coding sequence ATGATTATAAATGCCATTCTGAAAAAACTTAAAGATGCATGTACTGATCTGCTGCCTATTGTGCTGGTAATTGCTTTTTTTCAGATGGTTGTCATCCGGCAACCTCTGCCTCAGATGGGAGAGGTTTTATTTGGGACACTCTTGATAGTGCTGGGACTGAGTCTTTTTATTCAGGGTCTGGAAATGGGACTGTTTCCGATTGGCGAGGCCATGGCCCAGGCATTGGCCAGAAAGGGAAGCCTCTTCTGGCTTCTTGCATTTGCCTTTGCGCTCGGTTTCTCAACTACCGTGGCAGAGCCAGCTCTTATCGCTGTAGCAGCTAAAGCAGCCGAGATAGCCGGTGATGGCGGACTTATTGATTCGAGTCCGGAATCGTTGAAACAGTATGCATTTGGCCTTCGCATGTCCGTTGCCTTTTCCGTAGGGCTTGCAATTCTGATCGGAGTTATGCGTATCCTCCGTGGCTGGCCCATCCATTATTTGATTATTGGTGGTTATGTACTCGTTATGCTGATGACTATTATTGCTCCCAAGGAAATTATTGGTATAGCCTATGATGCGGGAGGGGTGACGACTTCAACCATAACTGTCCCCCTTGTTGCAGCTCTCGGCGTGGGGCTGGCCTCCACAATTCGTGGTCGAAGTCCTTTGACGGACGGCTTTGGTCTTATTGCCTTCGCCTCTCTCCTGCCTATGATATTCGTAATGGGCTATGGACTTCTGATTTTCAAATAA
- a CDS encoding DUF1538 domain-containing protein, with amino-acid sequence MEFIKEFSIILLATCRDVLPIVLLITVFQLVVLRQKIPNLPRLIVGGVYVILGLALFLAGLEKALFPLGKIMAAQLSDPVFLYGTNEAITHVDWTAYGWVYLFAAMIGFATTIAEPSLIAVAYKANEVSAGTISTWGLRITVAIGVAFGISLGTYRIVTGTPLYLYILVGYVVVIIQTIFAPKTIVALAYDSGGVTTSTVTVPLVAALGLGLASTVPGRNPALDGFGLIAFASLFPIIAVLGYAQLMEWKTKHTINTNTGER; translated from the coding sequence ATGGAATTTATTAAAGAGTTCAGTATAATCCTTCTTGCAACCTGCAGGGATGTCTTACCTATTGTTCTTCTGATTACTGTATTTCAGCTGGTTGTGCTCCGTCAAAAAATTCCCAATTTACCACGCCTTATCGTCGGTGGCGTCTATGTAATTCTTGGGCTGGCACTTTTTCTGGCCGGATTGGAAAAGGCCCTGTTCCCACTGGGAAAAATAATGGCGGCTCAACTTTCTGATCCTGTTTTTCTCTATGGTACAAATGAAGCAATAACTCATGTTGACTGGACTGCATACGGTTGGGTATATCTTTTTGCGGCAATGATCGGATTTGCAACAACCATCGCGGAACCCTCTCTTATTGCAGTGGCATACAAGGCAAATGAGGTGTCTGCTGGGACGATCTCCACGTGGGGGTTGCGTATTACCGTGGCCATTGGGGTGGCATTTGGAATAAGTCTTGGAACCTACAGGATAGTGACTGGTACGCCACTCTATTTATATATTCTTGTTGGTTATGTGGTTGTAATCATACAAACCATATTTGCACCTAAGACAATTGTCGCTCTGGCCTATGATTCCGGGGGCGTGACTACGTCCACGGTAACGGTGCCACTTGTTGCTGCGTTGGGCCTTGGGCTTGCTTCCACTGTTCCTGGGAGAAATCCGGCCCTTGACGGTTTTGGTCTTATTGCTTTTGCCAGCCTTTTCCCAATTATTGCAGTACTGGGGTATGCGCAATTGATGGAGTGGAAAACCAAACATACTATTAATACTAACACTGGTGAACGGTAA
- a CDS encoding P-II family nitrogen regulator, producing MRFKLILSSVKPGITDTIVDAAKAAGATGATIIPARGTGIREAKTFFGLSLEAQTDIIMFLVEEHCVDGILGAIKESGKFHEPGTGIAFVLPVEHVVGLESQMEKFKTEVRESYF from the coding sequence ATGCGCTTTAAACTCATTCTATCCTCGGTGAAGCCGGGTATCACGGATACAATTGTTGATGCGGCAAAAGCGGCGGGTGCAACAGGAGCTACTATTATTCCTGCCAGAGGTACCGGAATTCGTGAAGCCAAAACGTTCTTTGGTCTTTCCCTTGAAGCTCAGACAGACATTATTATGTTTCTCGTTGAAGAACACTGTGTCGATGGAATTCTTGGTGCGATAAAAGAATCCGGAAAATTTCATGAACCCGGTACAGGTATTGCCTTTGTCCTACCGGTCGAGCATGTGGTCGGTTTGGAAAGTCAGATGGAAAAGTTTAAAACCGAGGTTCGTGAAAGCTATTTTTGA
- a CDS encoding CBS domain-containing protein — MSEGKKIIRAEDVLEKKVVFIDGMATSRDAAAKMRSEKCRCLLVEKRHPDDAWGIVVVQDFIKGVLVAGRSPQEVHIYEIMTKPVITVPADMDIRYVARLLFHAGIRRAPVEKNGEMIGVISLSSLILDNDLF; from the coding sequence GTGTCTGAAGGAAAAAAAATAATACGAGCAGAAGATGTTCTGGAAAAGAAAGTTGTGTTTATCGATGGAATGGCTACATCGCGGGATGCTGCTGCAAAAATGCGATCTGAAAAATGCAGGTGTCTTCTCGTTGAAAAACGGCATCCCGATGATGCCTGGGGTATTGTTGTTGTCCAGGATTTTATAAAGGGGGTGCTGGTTGCTGGGCGTTCTCCACAGGAAGTGCACATTTATGAAATTATGACGAAACCCGTGATAACCGTGCCTGCGGATATGGATATCCGTTATGTAGCCCGTCTGCTCTTTCATGCGGGCATTCGAAGGGCACCGGTGGAAAAAAATGGGGAAATGATTGGTGTGATTTCGCTTTCCTCATTGATCCTTGACAATGACCTTTTTTAA